One window of the Lynx canadensis isolate LIC74 chromosome D3, mLynCan4.pri.v2, whole genome shotgun sequence genome contains the following:
- the CCDC116 gene encoding coiled-coil domain-containing protein 116 isoform X2 — protein MTSCRHHSGYLADDEAGHTTYVARVSPPKKPLFLEMGQVSKLGHMPHPPSRYTLTDSSGLRGHQQNSRDPRPFGSFLDFLVKGQVLDSLQTVVEEATERMTTVKTEAGVPLVEVQDPIEVPRGRRRVRAQPSLSTMHRHRVRPSLCTGCPNNYPSCSSSMSDSHSSLTAGWLGSHSQDSDLGTRGMGSLPPMRDKLLLEKNLKRLLKLENRGKGLDQSCFQRDSLLWDSLDSHASSQWTREPPLSSFSGQLGSSSGTPQTSELGPGEQELICLKQEFNKEIKSLLSQPASFDLPGYCSFREPHRTLDFLAEHQLFPALQNVVSQAVDKLRGARRHDGCPLFPSEWEPATEPNSDSMPGSKLATPTDEEEPYDMLPTRTSSPKMARRKSTKGRGQAKPKEGGSPMSSAQVATRVRLKSPSYNLMKKKPLPSISSKSTISHLSNPLYQELINYLVEQAVSLLICKYKFEKNLSKQLGFISFPVTETLVDLLLGFKKVKGSHICLSSKINWSCLLRKLEEAEWARQLSRQGSQHDSHCGTAHRSTAHQEAPWSNTESPSTLPEPSTQKNQEEDTEPTLHSELLDPQLLPAQEDTTLEEKEPKSQEEPRPFMFTGTDRGSDLCQEVVDMDSQGDEEEEDEDKNDDFFGDKGKPQSSPESQVEADVSLDSRDVGHSHAP, from the exons ATGACCAGTTGCCGCCATCACTCAGGATACTTGGCAGACGATGAGGCCGGCCACACCACTTACGTGGCCCGGGTAAGT CCGCCTAAGAAGCCACTGTTCCTGGAAATGGGACAAGTCTCCAAGCTGGGCCACATGCCACACCCACCATCGAGGTACACTCTCACAGACAGTTCAGGGCTCCGTGGCCACCAACAAAACTCAAGGGACCCTCGGCCCTTTGGTAGCTTCCTGGATTTCCTTGTCAAAGGCCAGGTGCTGGACAGCCTACAGACGGTGGTGGAGGAGGCCACTGAGCGCATGACCACCGTGAAGACAGAGGCTGGAGTGCCACTGGTGGAGGTGCAGGACCCAATAGAGGTACCAAGGGGTAGGCGGCGGGTACGTGCCCAGCCTAGCCTCAGTACCATGCACCGGCACCGTGTCCGGCCCAGCCTCTGCACTGGATGTCCCAACAACTACCCATCCTGCTCCAGCTCCATGTCTGACTCCCATAGCAGCCTCACAGCTGGCTGGCTGGGATCCCACAGCCAGGACAGTGACCTGGGCACCCGTGGCATGGGCTCACTGCCACCCATGAGGGACAAACTTTTGCTGGAGAAGAACCTCAAACGGCTGCTGAAGCTGGAGAACAGAGGG AAAGGCCTGGATCAGTCCTGCTTCCAGAGGGACTCCCTGCTGTGGGATTCACTGGACAGCCATGCCAGCAGCCAGTGGACCCGGGAGCCGCCTCTGTCCTCGTTCTCAGGCCAGCTGGGCTCAAGCTCAGGCACACCTCAAACATCAGAGCTGGGCCCTGGAGAACAGGAACTGATCTGCCTCAAGCAAGAGTTTAATAAGGAGATCAAGTCATTGTTGAGCCAGCCAGCATCCTTTGACCTGCCTGGCTACTGTTCATTCCGTGAGCCCCATCGGACTCTGGACTTTCTGGCTGAGCACCAGCTCTTCCCTGCCCTGCAGAATGTGGTCAGCCAGGCTGTGGACAAACTCCGTGGTGCCCGCCGCCATGATGGCTGCCCTCTCTTCCCATCAGAATGGGAGCCCGCAACAGAGCCCAACTCTGACTCCATGCCAGGCTCCAAGCTAGCCACACCCACTGATGAGGAGGAGCCCTATGATATGCTACCCACCAGAACCTCCAGCCCCAAGATGGCTCGCAGAAAGAGCACCAAGGGCAGAGGACAGGCCAAGCCCAAGGAAGGTGGTTCCCCCATGTCCAGTGCCCAAGTGGCCACCAGAGTCAGGCTCAAG AGCCCCAGTTACAATCTCATGAAGAAGAAGCCACTGCCCTCCATCTCATCCAAGTCTACCATATCCCACCTCTCCAACCCCTTGTACCAGGAGCTCATCAACTACTTGGTGGAGCAGGCTGTGTCCTTGCTCATCTGCAAGTACAAATTCGAGAAGAACCTTTCCAAGCAGCTAGGCTTCATCTCATTCCCTGTCACCGAGACGCTCGTGGACCTCCTCCTGGGCTTCAAGAAAGTGAAGGGCTCCCACATCTGCCTGTCCTCAAAGATCAACTGGAGCTGCCTGTTGCGCAAGCTGGAGGAGGCAGAGTGGGCCCGACAGCTGTCTAGACAAGGGTCCCAGCACGACTCCCACTGCGGCACCGCCCACCGCAGCACTGCCCACCAGGAGGCGCCCTGGAGCAACACGGAGTCCCCCTCCACGCTGCCTGAGCCGTCCACCCAAAAGAATCAGGAGGAGGACACAGAGCCCACTCTCCACAGTGAGTTGCTGGACCCTCAGCTCCTCCCAGCTCAGGAGGATACTACACTCGAGGAGAAGGAGCCCAAGAGCCAGGAGGAGCCCAGGCCCTTCATGTTCACTGGCACAGACAGGGGCTCCGATCTGTGTCAGGAAGTTGTAGACATGGACAGTCAAGgtgatgaggaggaagaggacgagGACAAGAATGATGACTTCTTTGGGGACAAGGGCAAACCCCAGAGCTCTCCCGAGTCTCAAGTGGAGGCCGATGTCAGCCTTGACTCCAGAGATGTGGGCCACAGTCACGCTCCGTGA
- the CCDC116 gene encoding coiled-coil domain-containing protein 116 isoform X1, giving the protein MTSCRHHSGYLADDEAGHTTYVARKGLDQSCFQRDSLLWDSLDSHASSQWTREPPLSSFSGQLGSSSGTPQTSELGPGEQELICLKQEFNKEIKSLLSQPASFDLPGYCSFREPHRTLDFLAEHQLFPALQNVVSQAVDKLRGARRHDGCPLFPSEWEPATEPNSDSMPGSKLATPTDEEEPYDMLPTRTSSPKMARRKSTKGRGQAKPKEGGSPMSSAQVATRVRLKSPSYNLMKKKPLPSISSKSTISHLSNPLYQELINYLVEQAVSLLICKYKFEKNLSKQLGFISFPVTETLVDLLLGFKKVKGSHICLSSKINWSCLLRKLEEAEWARQLSRQGSQHDSHCGTAHRSTAHQEAPWSNTESPSTLPEPSTQKNQEEDTEPTLHSELLDPQLLPAQEDTTLEEKEPKSQEEPRPFMFTGTDRGSDLCQEVVDMDSQGDEEEEDEDKNDDFFGDKGKPQSSPESQVEADVSLDSRDVGHSHAP; this is encoded by the exons ATGACCAGTTGCCGCCATCACTCAGGATACTTGGCAGACGATGAGGCCGGCCACACCACTTACGTGGCCCGG AAAGGCCTGGATCAGTCCTGCTTCCAGAGGGACTCCCTGCTGTGGGATTCACTGGACAGCCATGCCAGCAGCCAGTGGACCCGGGAGCCGCCTCTGTCCTCGTTCTCAGGCCAGCTGGGCTCAAGCTCAGGCACACCTCAAACATCAGAGCTGGGCCCTGGAGAACAGGAACTGATCTGCCTCAAGCAAGAGTTTAATAAGGAGATCAAGTCATTGTTGAGCCAGCCAGCATCCTTTGACCTGCCTGGCTACTGTTCATTCCGTGAGCCCCATCGGACTCTGGACTTTCTGGCTGAGCACCAGCTCTTCCCTGCCCTGCAGAATGTGGTCAGCCAGGCTGTGGACAAACTCCGTGGTGCCCGCCGCCATGATGGCTGCCCTCTCTTCCCATCAGAATGGGAGCCCGCAACAGAGCCCAACTCTGACTCCATGCCAGGCTCCAAGCTAGCCACACCCACTGATGAGGAGGAGCCCTATGATATGCTACCCACCAGAACCTCCAGCCCCAAGATGGCTCGCAGAAAGAGCACCAAGGGCAGAGGACAGGCCAAGCCCAAGGAAGGTGGTTCCCCCATGTCCAGTGCCCAAGTGGCCACCAGAGTCAGGCTCAAG AGCCCCAGTTACAATCTCATGAAGAAGAAGCCACTGCCCTCCATCTCATCCAAGTCTACCATATCCCACCTCTCCAACCCCTTGTACCAGGAGCTCATCAACTACTTGGTGGAGCAGGCTGTGTCCTTGCTCATCTGCAAGTACAAATTCGAGAAGAACCTTTCCAAGCAGCTAGGCTTCATCTCATTCCCTGTCACCGAGACGCTCGTGGACCTCCTCCTGGGCTTCAAGAAAGTGAAGGGCTCCCACATCTGCCTGTCCTCAAAGATCAACTGGAGCTGCCTGTTGCGCAAGCTGGAGGAGGCAGAGTGGGCCCGACAGCTGTCTAGACAAGGGTCCCAGCACGACTCCCACTGCGGCACCGCCCACCGCAGCACTGCCCACCAGGAGGCGCCCTGGAGCAACACGGAGTCCCCCTCCACGCTGCCTGAGCCGTCCACCCAAAAGAATCAGGAGGAGGACACAGAGCCCACTCTCCACAGTGAGTTGCTGGACCCTCAGCTCCTCCCAGCTCAGGAGGATACTACACTCGAGGAGAAGGAGCCCAAGAGCCAGGAGGAGCCCAGGCCCTTCATGTTCACTGGCACAGACAGGGGCTCCGATCTGTGTCAGGAAGTTGTAGACATGGACAGTCAAGgtgatgaggaggaagaggacgagGACAAGAATGATGACTTCTTTGGGGACAAGGGCAAACCCCAGAGCTCTCCCGAGTCTCAAGTGGAGGCCGATGTCAGCCTTGACTCCAGAGATGTGGGCCACAGTCACGCTCCGTGA
- the CCDC116 gene encoding coiled-coil domain-containing protein 116 isoform X3 has protein sequence MTSCRHHSGYLADDEAGHTTYVARPPKKPLFLEMGQVSKLGHMPHPPSRYTLTDSSGLRGHQQNSRDPRPFGSFLDFLVKGQVLDSLQTVVEEATERMTTVKTEAGVPLVEVQDPIEVPRGRRRVRAQPSLSTMHRHRVRPSLCTGCPNNYPSCSSSMSDSHSSLTAGWLGSHSQDSDLGTRGMGSLPPMRDKLLLEKNLKRLLKLENRGKGLDQSCFQRDSLLWDSLDSHASSQWTREPPLSSFSGQLGSSSGTPQTSELGPGEQELICLKQEFNKEIKSLLSQPASFDLPGYCSFREPHRTLDFLAEHQLFPALQNVVSQAVDKLRGARRHDGCPLFPSEWEPATEPNSDSMPGSKLATPTDEEEPYDMLPTRTSSPKMARRKSTKGRGQAKPKEGGSPMSSAQVATRVRLKVTPTEEPKVPSPHRRQEVPGQDPEIQTPSIPTSGPLSFSQKAQPWRSLHLTLPAPGIVVEGPSSQTQPTTQGTVPLISLSPHVSHHLPVFSPLASSVRSFSPSASLYPEVTSRVGQGGLGKGSFSNHP, from the exons ATGACCAGTTGCCGCCATCACTCAGGATACTTGGCAGACGATGAGGCCGGCCACACCACTTACGTGGCCCGG CCGCCTAAGAAGCCACTGTTCCTGGAAATGGGACAAGTCTCCAAGCTGGGCCACATGCCACACCCACCATCGAGGTACACTCTCACAGACAGTTCAGGGCTCCGTGGCCACCAACAAAACTCAAGGGACCCTCGGCCCTTTGGTAGCTTCCTGGATTTCCTTGTCAAAGGCCAGGTGCTGGACAGCCTACAGACGGTGGTGGAGGAGGCCACTGAGCGCATGACCACCGTGAAGACAGAGGCTGGAGTGCCACTGGTGGAGGTGCAGGACCCAATAGAGGTACCAAGGGGTAGGCGGCGGGTACGTGCCCAGCCTAGCCTCAGTACCATGCACCGGCACCGTGTCCGGCCCAGCCTCTGCACTGGATGTCCCAACAACTACCCATCCTGCTCCAGCTCCATGTCTGACTCCCATAGCAGCCTCACAGCTGGCTGGCTGGGATCCCACAGCCAGGACAGTGACCTGGGCACCCGTGGCATGGGCTCACTGCCACCCATGAGGGACAAACTTTTGCTGGAGAAGAACCTCAAACGGCTGCTGAAGCTGGAGAACAGAGGG AAAGGCCTGGATCAGTCCTGCTTCCAGAGGGACTCCCTGCTGTGGGATTCACTGGACAGCCATGCCAGCAGCCAGTGGACCCGGGAGCCGCCTCTGTCCTCGTTCTCAGGCCAGCTGGGCTCAAGCTCAGGCACACCTCAAACATCAGAGCTGGGCCCTGGAGAACAGGAACTGATCTGCCTCAAGCAAGAGTTTAATAAGGAGATCAAGTCATTGTTGAGCCAGCCAGCATCCTTTGACCTGCCTGGCTACTGTTCATTCCGTGAGCCCCATCGGACTCTGGACTTTCTGGCTGAGCACCAGCTCTTCCCTGCCCTGCAGAATGTGGTCAGCCAGGCTGTGGACAAACTCCGTGGTGCCCGCCGCCATGATGGCTGCCCTCTCTTCCCATCAGAATGGGAGCCCGCAACAGAGCCCAACTCTGACTCCATGCCAGGCTCCAAGCTAGCCACACCCACTGATGAGGAGGAGCCCTATGATATGCTACCCACCAGAACCTCCAGCCCCAAGATGGCTCGCAGAAAGAGCACCAAGGGCAGAGGACAGGCCAAGCCCAAGGAAGGTGGTTCCCCCATGTCCAGTGCCCAAGTGGCCACCAGAGTCAGGCTCAAGGTAACACCCACAGAAGAACCCAAGGTCCCCTCACCCCACCGCAGACAAGAGGTGCCTGGCCAGGACCCTGAAATACAGACACCATCCATACCTACTTCGGGGCCCCTGAGCTTCAGCCAGAAGGCCCAGCCCTGGCGGAGCCTGCACCTCACCCTGCCTGCCCCTGGGATCGTGGTTGAAGGGCCCTCCAGCCAGACCCAGCCCACCACCCAGGGCACAGTTCCtctcatctccctctcccctcacgtctcccaccacctccccgTGTTCTCACCACTTGCCTCCTCAGTAAGAAGCTTCTCCCCATCTGCTTCACTGTATCCAGAGGTGACCTCAAGGGTGGGACAAGGGGGTTTAGGGAAGGGTTCCTTCAGCAACCACCCTTAG
- the YDJC gene encoding carbohydrate deacetylase, which translates to MAGPRVRLVVTADDFGYCPRRDEGIVEAFLAGAVTSVSLLVNGAAAESAADLARRHKIPTGLHANLSEGRPVGPARLGDSSLLSPEGFFLGKMGFREAVATGGVALPQVREELEAQLIRFRELLGGDPTHVDGHQHVHVLPGVCQVFAEVLQANGVRFTRLPVERGVGDRAWLEAPARAFACSVERDALAAVAPFSRYGLWWTDAFVGLSTCGRHMSVHRVSGALARALEGIPTGHTLTAELMAHPGYPSVPPAGGCGKGPDAFSCSWERLHELRVLTAPTLRAQLAQDGVQLCALHDLDSKRPGEATLKTFLERSRP; encoded by the exons ATGGCTGGACCGCGCGTGCGCCTCGTGGTCACCGCAGACGACTTTGGTTACTGCCCGCGGCGCGATGAGGGCATCGTAGAGGCCTTCCTGGCGGGGGCTGTGACCAGCGTGTCCCTGCTGGTCAACGGCGCAGCTGCGGAGAGCGCGGCGGATCTGGCCCGCAG GCACAAAATCCCCACGGGCCTTCACGCCAACCTGTCCGAGGGCCGCCCCGTGGGCCCGGCCCGCCTAGGCGACTCGTCGCTGCTCAGCCCCGAAGGCTTCTTCCTCGGCAAGATGGGATTCCGGGAGGCGGTGGCGACCGGAGGCGTAGCTTTGCCCCAG GTGCGGGAAGAGCTGGAGGCCCAGCTGATACGCTTCCGAGAATTACTGGGCGGGGACCCCACTCACGTGGACGGGCACCAGCACGTGCACGTGCTCCCAG GCGTGTGCCAGGTGTTCGCAGAGGTGCTGCAGGCCAATGGGGTGCGCTTCACAAGGCTGCCGGTGGAACGTGGGGTGGGCGACCGCGCGTGGCTCGAGGCCCCCGCGCGTGCCTTCGCCTGCTCGGTGGAGCGCGACGCCCTGGCCGCCGTGGCCCCCTTCTCCCGCTACGGCCTATG GTGGACGGATGCCTTCGTGGGCCTGAGCACCTGCGGCCGGCACATGTCTGTTCATCGCGTATCAGGAGCACTAGCACGGGCCCTGGAAGGCATACCCACGGGCCATACCCTGACAGCTGAGCTGATGGCACACCCTGGCTACCCCAGTGTGCCTCCTGCCGGCGGCTGTGGTAAGGGTCCCGATGCCTTTTCCTGCTCATGGGAGCGGCTGCATGAGCTGCGTGTCCTCACCGCACCCACACTGCGGGCCCAGCTTGCACAGGACGGAGTACAGCTCTGCGCTCTCCACGACCTAGATTCCAAGAGGCCTGGGGAAGCCACTCTGAAAACCTTCCTGGAGCGCTCCCGGCCATGA